The following is a genomic window from Chthoniobacterales bacterium.
ATCGCGCCGTCGGCGCCGTGCAGGTGCTCGCGCGCAATGCGCTCGTCTACGGCCTCGGGGGCGTCATCGCCCCCTTCCTCGGCATCAAGCTCATCGACCTTTTCCTCGTCGCCCTCCACCTCGCCTGATCCATCCCATGTTCAAAGAAATCCTCGCCTCGCTCCGAGCCATCATCGTCCTCACGCTCATCACGAGCGTCGCCTATCCCCTCGCGATTACCGCCATCGGCCAGCTCGCATTTCCCGCCCAGGCGAATGGCAGCCTCGTAAAATCCGGGGACACCATTGTCGGCTCCACGCTGCTCGCGCAAAAGTTCACGGCCCCGGGATACTTCGCGCCGCGCCCGTCAGCGGCCGACTACGCCACCGTCGCCTCAGGCGCGAGCAACCAGGGCTACACGAGCAAAAGGAATCTCGACGCGATCACCGAACGCCGCGCGACGCTCGGCGCGAACGCCCCCTCCGACCTGCTCACCGCCTCCGGCAGCGGCCTCGACCCGGACATTTCTCCGGAAGCCGCCCGTTTTCAGGCCGCCCGCGTCGCGGGAGCCCGCGGTCTGCCGATGGAAATCGTTCAGAAACTTGTCGCCGACCACACCCAGCCGCCGCAGTTGGGCTTCCTCGGACAGGCGCGGGTCAACGTCCTGGCGCTGAACCTCGCTCTGGACTCCGCATCTGCTGGCAATCCGGACCGGGTTCGCTGAGATTTCATCAGCAAACTGATGGCAACCGAAAACCGTCCCGACCCCGATGCCTTGCTTGCGGAAATCGCGCCGCCAGCCATCGGAGAAGGGCGGTTGAAAATTTTCCTCGGGATGTGCCCCGGCGTCGGCAAAACCTTCGCCATGCTTCTCGCCGGCCAGTCCCGGCTGGAGGAGGGCGGGGATGTCGTGATCGGCATCATCGAAACCCACGGACGCGTGGAAACGACCGCCGTCGCGGCAGGCATGTTCCGGATACCGCGCAAGAAATTCGTCCACCGCGATGTCTCGCTGGAAGAAATGGATCTCGACGCCATTCTGGCCCGCAAGCCCCAACTCGCCCTTGTGGACGAACTGGCGCACAGCAACGCCGCCGGCAGCCGCCATCCCAAGCGCTGGCAGGACGTGGTGGAGCTGCTGCAAGCCGGCATCGACGTTTACACCACGCTCAACATCCAGCACATCGAAAGCCAGCGGGATGTCGTGCGGCAGATCACCGGCGCGCCCGTTCACGAGACGGTGCCGGATTCCCTCATCGATCGCGCCGACGAGATCGAACTCGTCGACCTGACTCCCGATCAGCTCCGCAAGCGGCTCGACGAGGGCAAGGTCTATTTCGGAGACCGCGCCGCCGCCGCTTCCTCGAATTTTTTTCGAGAGGGCAACCTCAAGGCCCTGCGCGAGATCGCCCTCCGCATCACCGCCGAGAAGGCCGACCGCGAACTCCGGGATTTCATGCGCTCGCGGCGGATCAGCGGTCCGTGGCGCTCGCGGGAACGCTTCCTCGTGGCGATCGGCGGCAGCCCGTTTTCCGGACGCCTCATCCGCCTGGCGCGCCGCGCCGCCGCTGCCGTCCACGGCACCTGGATCGCCGTCTCGGTGGACACGGGCAGGACTGCGGACCCCGTCGCCCAGCCCCGCCTCGAAAACAACCTCGCGCTGGCTCGCAGTCTCGGCGCCGAGGTGGTCCTCACCACCGGAGCGAGCATCGCCGAAGCTCTCCTGCGCGTTGCCCGCGAGAACAATGTCACGCAGATCATCGTCGGAAAGCCGCTGGTTCATCCCGTGCTCGAATGGCTCTCGGGCGGCTCGCTCGTGA
Proteins encoded in this region:
- the kdpC gene encoding potassium-transporting ATPase subunit KdpC, translating into MFKEILASLRAIIVLTLITSVAYPLAITAIGQLAFPAQANGSLVKSGDTIVGSTLLAQKFTAPGYFAPRPSAADYATVASGASNQGYTSKRNLDAITERRATLGANAPSDLLTASGSGLDPDISPEAARFQAARVAGARGLPMEIVQKLVADHTQPPQLGFLGQARVNVLALNLALDSASAGNPDRVR